One genomic segment of Chelonia mydas isolate rCheMyd1 chromosome 1, rCheMyd1.pri.v2, whole genome shotgun sequence includes these proteins:
- the C1H3orf52 gene encoding TPA-induced transmembrane protein codes for MNGRVPEHECQAIELQGGRELEEENEADHNKPLNPEASITNKGKAYYRRSCGDTIFWKCKLWMVISSVFLGLLLVIIISLILYSEVYIDEDEYWDPESVSSGNYRNFSGTLQVKCAAQSNYSEDLTRRLIDVYSSSPALGRYFITAQVDSFRHENATAFYQLVFSLPPVADEFMKYTMSEEFVMNVLRQNIYDQEDTYAQEAPECTKIRLDPASLTLT; via the exons ATGAATGGTCGTGTTCCTGAACATGAATGTCAGGCTATTGAATTACAGGGGGGGAGAGAACTTGAGGAGGAAAATGAGGCGGACCATAATAAACCTCTTAATCCTGAAGCATCTATCACAAATAAG GGGAAAGCCTACTACCGGAGGTCTTGTGGTGACACAATTTTTTGGAAATGTAAACTGTGGATGGTTATATCTTCAGTTTTCCTAGGGCTCCTTCTAGTGATTATTATCAGCTTAATTCTTTATTCAG AGGTTTACATCGATGAAGATGAATATTGGGATCCCGAATCAGTATCAAGTGGAAATTACCGCAATTTTTCTGGAACACTACAAGTAAAGTGTGCTGCTCAATCAAATTATTCTGAAGATCTTACTAGGAGG CTAATAGATGTCTACAGTTCATCTCCAGCCCTGGGGCGCTATTTTATCACTGCTCAAGTGGATTCCTTCAG ACATGAAAATGCCACTGCATTCTACCAGCTGGTGTTCTCCTTACCACCAGTGGCTGACGAGTTCATGAAGTACACGATGAGTGAAGAGTTTGTGATGAATGTCTTGCGACAAAATATTTATGATCAGGAAGATACTTATGCTCAGGAAGCACCTGAATGTACTAAGATAAGGCTTGATCCAGCTTCTCTCACACTAACTT ag